ACCAGGGAGGGAAGTACGATTAAACTACGCAGTCTCACCCTGTTATAATCCAAACCAAGGTCGTCATCAAGGTTGATGCTTTCATTTCCGAAACCAAAGAAGTTTATACTGTAATTGGGGGAAGTGAATCTGCCCTGCACCTGAAAATTCCACTGGTCTGTAATATTTGCAAACTCTCCGGTATATCCTAAATCAAATCCGCTGGTTGCGAAATAAAATGAAGCGTTTATCCTATGCTGCTGGGTAAATGGATTTTGCCTGAAACCGTTAAACACATAGAGATCACTAAATCCTATTTTAAAGCCGTCATCCGGATTAAAACCCAGTGTAGGGATGAGCTGGTTGGCATTTCCTTTAATTCTAAACGGAAGATAAGTGTTTACATCGTATTCATCTGTTTTGTGAACCTTTGCCCCTTCGGTGCTTTTATAAGTGTTCTTTTTAGATCTGTAATCATAGACATATATGTTATTGCCATTTTTGATATTGTAAATGTCGTTATTTTGCCCTCCTATCAACCTTAGTTTGATTTTACTTTTAGGGCCTCCCTGAACATCAAATCTATCGTCATCATCAAGTCCATAGATCCAGACTTCCCTTGTACTTTCCTCGTAAAAGGTCTTTTTAAAAAACATTTTCTCTTTCTCCCCGTCTATAATCCTGTAGCCTATAACCTCTAATTTGCCCTGTGCAGGATAATTAACCACAAACCAATCGTCTTTATCGGTTCCGGTAATAACTGTATACTTATTAATAATGGAATAGTATTTCCTGGCGGTTTCGGCCACATGGGAAGCTCTGGACAACAAGATTCTTTTGATATCGTCTACGGTCTGATCCCTGACTTCTTCAGGGAACATTTTAAATGCTTCATCGATTACTTCAGGGGTGAGTTTTTGCTTGATGAACTCGGCCTGTTCGAGCCACTCCTTCTCCGTGGTTTCCGAGAGTAAGGCCAGATCCAGAATAAGGGTCCTGGGAGAAGAATTAAATCCTTCCACACTTCGTATTTCTTCGTGGAATCCTTCCATAAGTCGCATACCGGGAATAATTCTGGTCGCGACACTCATCAGGGCCCCATCGCCCATATCAGAAAAGGCCTGATCGCGATCTCTGGGAAAAGGTTTATAGACTATTTTGTCGCTATCCTCATCCTTAAATTCTGCCCAGCGCCATTGGTCGGTATGTCTGTCCCAATCTCCCAAAACCATATCAAAAAGACGGGCCCTGATATACAGATCGCTATCCACCATATATTTTTCGTCTTCCCTGAGATCTTCCATCATGCTTTCTGTACTCTTAAGTTCATTGGCAAAACCAAAACTTTCAAGATCTCCGTGCCCATCGCCTGCGTGTTCTTCTATCATGTAGAGTTCATCCCCGAATGAAATGTTGAATTCTTCCAAAGCAGGTTGTTTGGGGACGTAATACAAGACGGGATTTGTATGAAACAAGCCAAGAGCATCCGATAGTTTACCAATTGTAAAAGGTGCGTATGGGTGTGCCCCGGTATAAAAATCACTTAAAATAGATTCAACATAGGTATCCTCAAATTCCCCGACGATGTACTCCTCCTTAAATGCCATGGATTGCAGATACAATTCGGCACTCTTCCTCAGGGCCCGCATCACGTATTCCCTGCCACTTTCGTGGCGTAACCTAAGAGATTTCGATTGGTGGCCTCCGCCTTTTCGCACAGGTTTTAATCCGCCAAAAAGAGTATCGATTCGAACCGTAGGCACTTCCACTTCAGTGCCGTAATATTTTCTGTATCGATCTCCCCAAACAGCTTTGTAAAAGCCACTTTTATCAATCTCTTCCTGGGTATAAACAGATGCTTTTACGGTTTCCGGAAAAGATTCCGGATACTTGTCTTCGTTAATGTTTCTAAAAGGAGGTAAAACATCGGTAACGAAGAAAAGGTTTTCTTTTTCTTGATCATCCAAACCATAAAATCTAACCTTTGAAGATCCGTCTTCGTGCACTTCAAGAACAGCGTATCCCATATGCCCTGTAGAGAACTTGCTGCCATTGAGTAATCTGGTATAACCCTTTTTTGCTCCTGATCCGCTCACGATCTGCGGGGTGTTATCCTCCAGAATGTACTGAAGGGTGTGCTCGTGTCCTGAGGTTAAGATTACC
This DNA window, taken from Muriicola soli, encodes the following:
- a CDS encoding metallophosphoesterase, which produces MRICKQLILCLILLFITSCATYKTKYASPPNLTDSTSTKKITHTFYLIGDAGLSPMGDMNPILKTFKNRLSKANKKSTAIFLGDNIYPAGLPDKKDSTKAYRVAKNHLDAQLATLEDFKGKPIFIPGNHDWYNEGLIGLKRQENYIEKKIDKKDVFLPEGGCPIDEEEISDDILLVTIDTEWYLANWDRHPTINDGCDIKSREAFFEELESIIKKNRTRTTLIATHHPMFTYGSHNGIFSFKKHIFPVNETLPLPVIGSVINILRRTTGASIEDLQNSRYTELRKRLVTMAQFSDRVILTSGHEHTLQYILEDNTPQIVSGSGAKKGYTRLLNGSKFSTGHMGYAVLEVHEDGSSKVRFYGLDDQEKENLFFVTDVLPPFRNINEDKYPESFPETVKASVYTQEEIDKSGFYKAVWGDRYRKYYGTEVEVPTVRIDTLFGGLKPVRKGGGHQSKSLRLRHESGREYVMRALRKSAELYLQSMAFKEEYIVGEFEDTYVESILSDFYTGAHPYAPFTIGKLSDALGLFHTNPVLYYVPKQPALEEFNISFGDELYMIEEHAGDGHGDLESFGFANELKSTESMMEDLREDEKYMVDSDLYIRARLFDMVLGDWDRHTDQWRWAEFKDEDSDKIVYKPFPRDRDQAFSDMGDGALMSVATRIIPGMRLMEGFHEEIRSVEGFNSSPRTLILDLALLSETTEKEWLEQAEFIKQKLTPEVIDEAFKMFPEEVRDQTVDDIKRILLSRASHVAETARKYYSIINKYTVITGTDKDDWFVVNYPAQGKLEVIGYRIIDGEKEKMFFKKTFYEESTREVWIYGLDDDDRFDVQGGPKSKIKLRLIGGQNNDIYNIKNGNNIYVYDYRSKKNTYKSTEGAKVHKTDEYDVNTYLPFRIKGNANQLIPTLGFNPDDGFKIGFSDLYVFNGFRQNPFTQQHRINASFYFATSGFDLGYTGEFANITDQWNFQVQGRFTSPNYSINFFGFGNESINLDDDLGLDYNRVRLRSLIVLPSLVWRGHLGAKLRTGISYEDISVEETENRFINTFYQLNGEETSNRFFGAMAEYAYGNVDNSAFPTLGMSLHLEAGYKKSLVNPDQQYGYFIPSFSINHKLVPSGWLVLASKWKAHFNMGDGYEFYQGAAIGGVDGLRGFRNQRFNGKTSYYQNTDLRVRLTNVKTGILPSTIGLYGGFDYGRVWLPGSPSDEWHTSYGGGIFLNASNFITARTALFQSSDGPRLTFGLGFGF